One Vitis riparia cultivar Riparia Gloire de Montpellier isolate 1030 chromosome 4, EGFV_Vit.rip_1.0, whole genome shotgun sequence genomic window carries:
- the LOC117913301 gene encoding salicylate carboxymethyltransferase-like: MLLPTREAIVFVKMLPMNGGNGKSSYANNSLLQRRIILEVRPFLEDSIKDAFSSGIPSCVKLADLGCASGPNALSAISEIIHTIHGMSKRMNCKSPEFQVFLNDLPGNDFNNIFSLLPDFYEKMTKEDGTLGHCFITGVPGSFYSRIFPSRNLDFVHSSCSVHWLSQAPAGLEKNKGHVHIANGSPPTVIEAYTNQFQRDFSLFLGLRSEEIKPGGRMVITTISRSTEDPSGGECCDLWELLAESLTDMLAEVSLPSSANYTKIYCIGCEVLMAFFNFYVGAD, translated from the exons ATGTTATTGCCAACACGTGAAGCCATAGTATTTGTCAAAATGCTTCCCATGAATGGAGGAAATGGCAAAAGCAGCTATGCCAATAATTCACTCCTCCAG AGAAGAATAATATTGGAGGTGAGGCCATTTCTTGAGGATTCCATCAAAGATGCTTTCAGCTCAGGTATTCCCAGTTGTGTTAAACTAGCAGACTTGGGTTGCGCTTCAGGACCCAACGCTCTTTCAGCCATTTCCGAAATTATACACACCATCCATGGGATGTCAAAAAGAATGAATTGCAAGTCGCCCGAGTTCCAAGTGTTTCTGAATGATCTTCCGGGAAATGACTTCAACAACATTTTCAGTTTGCTGCCGGATTTCTATGAGAAGATGACAAAAGAGGACGGCACACTGGGTCATTGTTTCATAACGGGAGTGCCAGGTTCTTTCTACAGCAGGATTTTTCCGAGCAGGAACCTAGATTTTGTTCACTCTTCTTGTAGCGTTCACTGGCTGTCTCAG GCTCCAGCTGGGCTAGAAAAGAACAAGGGACATGTACACATTGCGAATGGAAGCCCTCCCACCGTCATCGAAGCATACACAAACCAATTTCAGAGggatttctcattatttttaggCTTACGCTCTGAGGAAATCAAACCTGGAGGGCGTATGGTTATTACAACAATAAGCAGGAGTACGGAAGATCCCTCTGGAGGAGAATGTTGTGACCTTTGGGAGCTGCTAGCCGAATCTCTCACCGACATGTTGGCGGAAGTTAGCTTACCCTCTTCTGCTAACTATACTAAAATTTATTGTATTGGTTGTGAGGTTTTGATggccttttttaatttttatgtaggGGCTGATTGA
- the LOC117912223 gene encoding salicylate carboxymethyltransferase-like produces MSQTRTSMDVEKAFHMTGGVGETSYARNSSLQKKASDVVKHITIETIQQLYLTTTPRSLGIADLGCSSGPNTLSFIKDIFDAVEGTSSQTLLPAPEFRVYLNDLPTNDFNTIFKALPDFYKELRKGSNGRPSIFIAGFPGSFYGRLFPNNCLHFIYSSYSLHWLSQVPPALYDEQGRSINKGNIYISKSSPPSVSELYLRQFQEDFALFLRSRSEELIEGGRMVLILLGRRGPDHADRGNTFFWELLSRSLAILVSWGEVEEEKLHSYAVNFYAPTKEEIEEEVRREGSFELDRVEMFEIEKDGADDMSYGTQVARTVRAIQESMISLHFGEGIADSLFENYGRLVDEEMAKEDIRPITFLLVLRKSMI; encoded by the exons ATGTCTCAAACTCGAACCAGTATGGATGTTGAGAAAGCCTTCCACATGACAGGAGGAGTAGGAGAAACTAGCTATGCTAGAAATTCTTCACTTCAG AAGAAGGCTTCTGATGTGGTGAAACACATAACCATAGAGACAATTCAACAACTTTATCTTACGACAACTCCAAGGAGCTTAGGCATAGCTGATTTAGGTTGTTCATCCGGGCCAAATACATTATCATTTATCAAAGATATCTTTGATGCTGTTGAAGGGACAAGCAGTCAAACTTTGCTTCCTGCGCCAGAATTCCGAGTTTACCTCAATGATCTTCCCACCAATGACTTCAACACAATCTTTAAGGCCTTGCCAGATTTCTACAAGGAGCTCAGAAAAGGAAGCAACGGGCGTCCATCAATTTTCATTGCAGGTTTTCCAGGGTCATTCTATGGAAGACTTTTTCCCAACAACTGCCTGCACTTCATCTATTCCTCCTACAGTTTGCACTGGCTCTCCCAG GTTCCTCCGGCTCTTTATGACGAGCAGGGCAGATCAATAAATAAAGGCAATATCTATATTTCAAAATCCAGCCCTCCAAGTGTGTCTGAATTATACTTGAGGCAATTTCAAGAGGACTTCGCACTCTTCCTCCGGTCACGATCTGAAGAGCTGATTGAGGGAGGAAGAATGGTGCTGATCCTATTGGGAAGGAGAGGTCCAGATCATGCTGATAGAGGCAACACGTTCTTCTGGGAGCTCCTCTCTCGATCCTTAGCCATTTTGGTTTCTTGG GGAGAAGTTGAGGAGGAAAAGCTCCACTCTTATGCAGTTAATTTTTATGCGCCAACGAAAGAAGAAATAGAAGAGGAAGTGAGAAGAGAGGGTTCTTTTGAATTGGATCGGGTGGAGATgtttgaaatagaaaaagatgGTGCAGATGATATGAGCTATGGAACCCAAGTTGCAAGGACAGTTAGAGCTATCCAGGAATCAATGATTAGCCTCCACTTTGGAGAAGGAATTGCAGATAGTTTGTTTGAGAACTATGGAAGACTGGTGGATGAAGAAATGGCTAAGGAAGATATCAGGCCCATCACTTTTCTTCTGGTCCTTAGAAAAAGTATGATATGA
- the LOC117913300 gene encoding benzoate carboxyl methyltransferase-like — protein MVQEEGSFNLDKLVTFEASWDPFDESDKYRGALNVANYMRSIAEPTLTGHFGGTIIGNLFGRYCQYSAAMVFVKVLHMNGGSGKTSYAKKKMILEARPFLEDSIKDAFSSGIPSCVKLSDLGCSSGPNALSAISEIIHTIHGMSKRMDCKLREFLVSLNDLPGNDFNNIFSPLPDFYKKLKKEEDDTLGHCFITEVPGSFHGRIFPSRSLDFLHSSCKAHWLSQAPAGLEKNKGHIYIANGSPPTVIQAYTNQFQRDFSLFLGLRSEEIKPGGCSSEGEVRTMVQEEGSFNLDKLETFEASWDPFDESYKYRGAQNVANCIRIVTNTEPTLATHFGGTII, from the exons ATGGTTCAAGAAGAGGGGTCCTTCAATCTTGATAAGCTTGTAACTTTTGAAGCCAGTTGGGACCCCTTTGATGAAAGCGACAAGTATAGAGGCGCACTAAACGTGGCAAATTATATGAGGAGTATTGCAGAGCCCACCTTGACTGGTCATTTCGGAGGCACTataattggaaatttatttggaaG GTATTGCCAATACAGTGCAGCCATGGTATTTGTGAAAGTTCTTCACATGAATGGAGGAAGTGGCAAAACCAGCTATGCCA agaaaaaaatgatattggaGGCGAGGCCATTTCTTGAGGACTCCATCAAAGATGCTTTCAGCTCGGGTATTCCCAGTTGTGTTAAACTATCAGACTTGGGTTGCTCTTCAGGACCCAACGCTCTTTCAGCCATTTCCGAAATTATACACACCATCCATGGAATGTCAAAAAGAATGGATTGCAAGTTGCGGGAGTTCCTAGTGTCTCTGAATGATCTTCCGGGAAATGACTTTAACAACATTTTCAGTCCGCTGCCGGATTTCTATAAGAAGCTGAAAAAAGAGGAGGACGACACACTGGGGCATTGTTTCATAACGGAAGTGCCAGGTTCTTTCCACGGCAGGATCTTTCCGAGCAGGAGCCTAGATTTTCTTCACTCATCTTGTAAAGCTCACTGGCTGTCTCAG GCTCCAGCTGGGCTAGAAAAGAACAAGGGACATATATACATTGCCAATGGAAGCCCTCCCACCGTCATCCAAGCATACACAAACCAATTTCAGAGggatttctcattatttttaggCTTACGCTCTGAGGAAATCAAGCCTGGAGGGTGTTCCTCTGAGGGTGAAGTAAGGACCATGGTTCAAGAAGAGGGGTCCTTCAATCTTGATAAGCTTGAAACTTTCGAAGCCAGTTGGGATCCCTTTGATGAAAGCTACAAGTATAGAGGAGCACAAAACGTGGCAAATTGCATAAGGATTGTTACAAATACAGAGCCCACGTTGGCTACTCATTTTGGAGGCACTATAATTTGA
- the LOC117912404 gene encoding LOW QUALITY PROTEIN: benzoate carboxyl methyltransferase-like (The sequence of the model RefSeq protein was modified relative to this genomic sequence to represent the inferred CDS: deleted 1 base in 1 codon) — translation MVAINFLHMNAGNGEISYANNSLAQKKIILKARAFLEEAIRDRFVSAGFPSCVKLAELGCSSGTNALLAISEIIDTIHEMSQRINCESPEFQVFLNDLPETDFNNIFKSLPAFYEGLMKEKGGKLGNCFVTGMPGSFYGRIFPTRSLDFVHSSASVHWLSQVPAGLKNNKGHIYIMANTCRPDVLKAYTKQFQRDFTMFLGLRSEEIKPGGRMVITITGRSIEDPSSKDCCDLWELLAKSLLDMLADGLVEEADVDSFNLPMYNPFEGEVKALIEEEGSFNLDKLETFEASWDPYDDSDKTRSGQNVANCIRSATEPMLATHFEDAIIPDLFARYANRVAEHLSMEKGHHFLVVFSLTKK, via the exons ATGGTAGCCATAAACTTTCTTCACATGAATGCAGGAAATGGAGAAATTAGCTATGCTAATAACTCACTCGCCCAA aaaaaaattatattgaaggCAAGGGCATTTCTTGAGGAGGCCATCAGAGATAGGTTCGTCTCAGCAGGCTTTCCCAGCTGTGTTAAACTAGCAGAATTGGGTTGCTCTTCAGGAACAAACGCCCTTTTGGCCATCTCCGAAATTATTGACACCATTCATGAAATGTCACAAAGGATTAATTGTGAGTCTCCTGAGTTCCAAGTGTTCCTCAATGATCTTCCAGAAACTGACTTTAACAACATTTTCAAATCGTTGCCTGCTTTCTATGAGGGGCTGATGAAAGAAAAGGGAGGCAAACTGGGGAATTGCTTTGTGACAGGAATGCCAGGTTCTTTCTACGGGAGGATCTTTCCCACAAGGAGCCTAGATTTTGTCCATTCTTCTGCAAGTGTTCATTGGTTGTCTCAG GTTCCTGCTGGactaaaaaataacaaaggacacatatatata atggcaaaCACATGTCGTCCCGATGTTCTTAAAGCCTACACGAAACAGTTTCAGAGGGACTTCACAATGTTTCTAGGGTTGCGGTCTGAGGAAATTAAACCTGGAGGGCGTATGGTTATTACTATAACAGGAAGGAGCATTGAAGATCCCTCTAGCAAAGATTGTTGTGACCTTTGGGAGCTGTTAGCAAAATCACTCCTCGACATGTTGGCTGAT gGACTTGTTGAGGAGGCGGATGTGGACTCGTTCAACCTTCCTATGTACAATCCCTTTGAGGGTGAAGTGAAGGCTTTAATTGAAGAGGAGGGGTCTTTCAATCTTGATAAGCTAGAAACTTTCGAAGCCAGTTGGGACCCCTACGATGACAGTGACAAGACTAGGAGCGGACAAAATGTAGCAAATTGTATAAGGAGTGCTACAGAGCCCATGTTGGCTACTCATTTTGAAGATGCCATAATCCCTGATCTATTTGCAAGGTATGCAAACCGCGTCGCTGAGCATCTCTCAATGGAAAAGGGGCATCACTTCCTCGTAGTGTTTTCTTTGACAAAGAAGTAA
- the LOC117913186 gene encoding benzoate carboxyl methyltransferase-like, translating into MLLPTREAMVFLKILPMNGGNGKSSYANNSLLQKKMILEVRPFLEDSIKDAFSSGIPSCVKLADLGCSSGPNALSAISEIIHTIHGMSKRMNCKSPEFQVFLNDLPGNDFNNIFSLLPDFNEKLTKEEDDTLGHCFITGVPGSFYSRIFPSRSLDFVHSSCSVHWLSQAPAGLEKNKGHIYIANGSPPTVIQAYTNQFQRDFSLFLGLRSEEIKPAGRMVITIIGRSMEDPSGGECCDIWELLAESLTDMLAEGLIEEADLNSFNIPIYNPSEGEVRAVVQEEGSFNLDKIESFEASWDPFDDSDKYRGAENVANYVRSITEPTLKSHFGGAVIGNLFGRYADHLAKHLLMEKGKYFFMVISLTKK; encoded by the exons ATGTTATTGCCAACACGTGAAGCCATGGTATTTCTCAAAATTCTTCCCATGAATGGCGGAAATGGCAAAAGCAGCTATGCCAATAATTCACTCCTTCAG aaaaaaatgatattggaGGTGAGGCCATTTCTTGAGGATTCCATCAAAGATGCTTTCAGCTCAGGTATTCCCAGTTGTGTTAAACTAGCAGACTTGGGTTGCTCTTCAGGACCCAACGCTCTTTCAGCCATTTCCGAAATTATACACACCATCCATGGGATGTCAAAAAGAATGAATTGCAAGTCGCCCGAGTTCCAAGTGTTTCTGAATGATCTTCCGGGAAATGACTTCAACAATATTTTCAGTTTGCTGCCGGATTTCAATGAGAAGCTGACAAAAGAGGAGGACGACACGCTGGGGCATTGTTTCATAACGGGAGTGCCAGGTTCTTTCTACAGTAGGATTTTTCCGAGCAGGAGCCTAGATTTTGTTCACTCTTCTTGTAGCGTTCACTGGCTGTCTCAG GCTCCAGCTGGGCTAGAAAAGAACAAGGGACATATATACATTGCCAATGGAAGCCCTCCCACCGTCATTCAAGCATACACAAACCAATTTCAGAGggatttctcattatttttaggCTTGCGCTCCGAGGAAATAAAACCTGCAGGGCGTATGGTTATTACGATAATAGGCAGGAGTATGGAAGATCCCTCTGGCGGAGAATGTTGTGACATTTGGGAGCTGCTAGCCGAATCTCTCACCGACATGTTGGCGGAG gGGCTGATTGAAGAGGCTGATTTGAATTCGTTCAATATTCCTATATATAATCCCTCTGAGGGTGAAGTCAGGGCTGTGGTTCAAGAAGAAGGGTCCTTCAATCTTGATAAGATTGAAAGTTTTGAAGCCAGTTGGGACCCCTTTGATGACAGCGACAAGTATAGAGGAGCAGAAAACGTGGCAAATTATGTAAGGAGTATTACAGAGCCCACCTTGAAGAGTCATTTTGGAGGCGCTgtaattggaaatttatttggaaGGTATGCGGATCATCTGGCCAAGCATCTTTTGATGGAGAAGGGAAAATACTTTTTCATGGTCATTTCCCTGACAAAGAAATAA